A section of the Lepus europaeus isolate LE1 chromosome 10, mLepTim1.pri, whole genome shotgun sequence genome encodes:
- the IFT27 gene encoding intraflagellar transport protein 27 homolog gives MVKLAAKCILAGDPAVGKTALAQTLRSDGAHFQKNYTLTTGVDLVVKTVPVPDTGDSVELFIFDSAGKELFSDMLDKLWESPDVLCLVYDVTSEQSFNSCGRWLEKARSLAPGVSLPGVLVGNKTDLASRRAVDPAQAQAWALSQGLECLETSVKEQENYEAPFHCLAQQFHRLYREKVEIFRALV, from the exons GAGACCCCGCGGTGGGCAAGACcgccctggcccagaccctccGCAGTGACGGGGCCCACTTCCAGAAGAACTACACCCTG ACGACGGGCGTGGACTTGGTGGTGAAGACAGTGCCGGTTCCCGACACCGGCGACAGCGTG GAGCTCTTCATCTTCGACTCTGCGGGCAAGGAGCTGTTCTCGGACATGCTGGATAAGCTG TGGGAGAGTCCCGACGTCCTGTGCCTGGTGTACGACGTGACCAGCGAGCAGTCATTCAACAGCTGCGGCCGGTGGCTGGAGAAGGCACGCTCCCTGGCCCCTGGCGTCTCCCTCCCAG GTGTGTTGGTGGGGAATAAGACAGACCTGGCCAGCAGACGAGCCGTGGACCCCGCCCAGGCCCAGGCGTGGGCACTGAGCCAAGGCCTGGAGTGTCTGGAGACCTCCGTG AAGGAGCAGGAGAACTACGAGGCCCCGTTccactgcctggcccagcagttcCACCGCCTGTACCGGGAGAAGGTGGAGATCTTCCGGGCGTTGGTGTGA